A region from the Campylobacter blaseri genome encodes:
- a CDS encoding aspartate-semialdehyde dehydrogenase yields MSRKYNVAIVGASGAVGEEILNVLEELEFPVNDILPLASARSAGQSVTFKNKDFVIKELTETTFEENDIDIAFFSAGGSISEKYAKYAVESGALVIDNTSHFRMDSDVPLVVPECNPEDIDAWQERGIIANPNCSTIQMVQILKPLDDAFDIKRVDVSTYQAASGAGKEGMEELVEELQAFFAFKLDEYKPKVFPHKLALNLFPHIDVFLENDYTKEEMKMVNETQKILHKQMEVSATCVRVPVLRSHSEAITIKFNQDFDIEKVKEILANAPGLKLADNVSKNLYPTPMMSTDTNDTFVGRVRRDNFDEKILHLWCCADQIRVGAATNAVRIALKWIENN; encoded by the coding sequence ATGAGTAGAAAATACAATGTCGCAATAGTTGGAGCAAGTGGTGCAGTTGGTGAAGAGATATTAAATGTCTTAGAGGAGCTAGAGTTTCCTGTAAATGATATTTTACCTCTTGCTAGTGCAAGAAGTGCTGGGCAAAGTGTTACATTTAAAAACAAAGATTTTGTTATAAAAGAGCTTACTGAAACTACTTTTGAAGAAAATGATATAGATATTGCATTTTTTAGTGCAGGTGGAAGCATTTCAGAAAAATATGCAAAATATGCTGTTGAAAGTGGAGCTTTAGTCATTGATAATACTAGCCATTTTAGAATGGATAGTGATGTTCCTTTGGTTGTTCCTGAGTGCAATCCTGAAGATATTGATGCTTGGCAAGAAAGAGGAATTATAGCAAATCCAAATTGTTCAACTATTCAAATGGTTCAAATTTTAAAACCACTTGATGATGCTTTTGATATAAAAAGAGTTGATGTAAGCACATATCAAGCAGCCAGTGGAGCTGGAAAAGAGGGCATGGAGGAGCTAGTAGAAGAGCTACAAGCATTTTTTGCTTTTAAACTAGATGAGTATAAGCCAAAAGTTTTCCCACATAAACTAGCTTTAAATTTGTTTCCTCATATAGATGTTTTTTTGGAAAATGACTATACAAAAGAAGAGATGAAGATGGTTAATGAGACACAAAAAATTCTTCATAAACAAATGGAGGTAAGTGCAACTTGTGTTAGAGTTCCAGTTTTAAGAAGCCATAGTGAGGCTATTACAATTAAATTTAACCAAGATTTTGATATAGAAAAAGTAAAAGAAATTCTTGCAAATGCTCCTGGTCTAAAGCTTGCCGATAATGTAAGTAAAAATTTATATCCTACACCTATGATGTCTACTGATACAAACGATACCTTTGTAGGTAGGGTAAGAAGAGATAATTTTGATGAAAAGATTTTGCATTTATGGTGTTGTGCGGATCAAATAAGAGTTGGTGCTGCAACTAATGCTGTGAGAATTGCTTTAAAATGGATAGAAAATAACTAG
- the gyrA gene encoding DNA gyrase subunit A, protein MENSIFDEEQDIQIIDVEDSMKKSYLDYSMSVIIGRALPDARDGLKPVHRRILYAMNDLGVGSRSPYKKSARIVGDVIGKYHPHGDTAVYDALVRMAQPFSMRVPSVDGQGNFGSIDGDGAAAMRYTEARMTTLAEELLRDLDKDTVDFTPNYDGSMVEPDVLPSRLPNLLLNGSSGIAVGMATNIPPHSLDELVDGLLMMLENKETTLEELMEVIKGPDFPTGGIIFGKKGIIDAYKTGRGRIKIRAKTHIEKKGNRDVIVIDELPYQVNKSNLIEKIAELVKDKQIDGISEVRDESDRDGIRVVIELKRDAMSEIVLNHLFKSTVMETTFGTIMLAINNKEPKVFSLMELLDLFLAHRKTVIIRRTIFELQKARARAHILEGLKIALDNIDEVIELIRNSADTTVAREGLMSKFGLSELQSNAILDMRLSRLTGLEREKIENELKELIEQISNLEAILKSEELIENIIKEELIEIRNKFKCPRITEIVDDYDDIDMEDLIPNESVVVTITHRGYVKRVPSKTYEKQKRGGKGKVALTTYDDDFIERFFICNTHDTLMFVTDRGQVYWLKVYRIPEGSRTAKGRGVVNLIDLQPEEKIMAIIPTTDFDESKSLAFFTKNGIVKRTKLTEYSNIRSVGIRAINLDEGDEVVTASIVTPDIENLFVVTKKGMCIKFSVEDAREIGRVSRGVTAIKFKEEGDEVVGAEILQNDEQEILSVATKGIGKRTTADEYRLQRRAGKGVICMKLTSRTGDLVGIVIVDDEMDLMALTSSGKMIRVDMQSIRKAGRNTSGVKVVNVDGEEVVNIAKCPKVDTEDEEDGSELDLGGENE, encoded by the coding sequence ATGGAAAACAGTATTTTTGATGAAGAACAAGACATACAGATAATTGATGTTGAAGACTCTATGAAGAAGAGTTATTTAGACTATTCTATGAGTGTTATTATAGGAAGAGCGCTTCCTGATGCAAGAGATGGTTTAAAACCTGTTCATAGAAGAATTTTGTATGCTATGAATGATTTGGGAGTTGGAAGTAGAAGCCCATACAAAAAATCAGCTCGTATAGTTGGAGATGTTATAGGTAAGTATCACCCACATGGCGATACCGCTGTTTATGATGCACTTGTTAGAATGGCACAACCTTTTTCAATGAGAGTTCCATCAGTAGATGGGCAGGGAAACTTCGGCTCAATTGATGGCGATGGCGCAGCTGCTATGCGTTATACTGAAGCTAGAATGACAACTTTGGCTGAAGAGCTTTTAAGAGATTTAGATAAAGATACAGTAGATTTTACACCAAACTATGATGGAAGTATGGTGGAGCCAGATGTATTACCATCAAGGCTTCCAAATTTACTTTTAAATGGATCAAGTGGTATAGCTGTTGGTATGGCTACAAATATCCCTCCACATAGTCTAGATGAACTAGTTGATGGTCTTTTAATGATGCTTGAAAATAAAGAAACAACTTTAGAAGAGCTAATGGAGGTTATAAAAGGACCTGATTTTCCAACAGGGGGAATTATCTTTGGTAAAAAGGGGATAATTGATGCCTATAAAACAGGTCGTGGTAGGATAAAAATTAGAGCTAAAACCCATATAGAGAAAAAGGGAAATAGAGATGTAATTGTTATCGATGAGCTTCCTTATCAGGTAAATAAATCAAATTTAATAGAAAAAATAGCTGAATTAGTTAAAGATAAACAAATTGATGGAATTAGTGAAGTAAGAGATGAAAGTGATAGAGATGGCATTAGAGTTGTAATAGAGCTAAAGCGTGATGCTATGAGTGAAATAGTTTTAAACCATCTTTTTAAATCCACCGTAATGGAGACAACTTTTGGTACTATAATGCTTGCTATTAACAACAAAGAGCCAAAAGTTTTCAGCTTAATGGAGCTTTTAGATTTATTTTTAGCACATAGAAAAACTGTAATTATTAGAAGAACTATTTTTGAACTTCAAAAAGCAAGAGCAAGAGCACATATTTTAGAAGGGCTAAAAATAGCGCTTGATAACATTGATGAAGTTATTGAGCTTATTAGAAATAGTGCTGATACAACGGTTGCTAGAGAAGGGCTTATGAGTAAATTTGGGCTTAGTGAGCTTCAGTCAAATGCTATTTTAGATATGAGACTTAGTAGACTTACAGGCTTAGAGCGTGAAAAAATTGAAAATGAATTAAAAGAGTTAATTGAGCAAATTAGCAATTTAGAGGCAATCTTAAAAAGCGAAGAATTAATAGAAAACATCATAAAAGAAGAGCTTATAGAAATTAGAAATAAATTCAAATGCCCAAGAATAACTGAAATAGTAGATGATTATGATGATATAGATATGGAAGATTTAATTCCAAATGAAAGTGTTGTTGTAACCATTACTCACAGAGGTTATGTAAAAAGAGTTCCAAGTAAAACATATGAAAAACAAAAAAGAGGTGGCAAAGGAAAAGTAGCACTTACTACTTATGATGATGATTTTATTGAGAGATTTTTTATTTGCAATACTCACGATACTTTGATGTTTGTAACTGATCGTGGACAGGTTTATTGGTTAAAAGTTTATAGAATTCCAGAAGGAAGTAGAACTGCAAAAGGTAGGGGAGTTGTTAATTTAATAGACCTTCAGCCAGAAGAAAAAATCATGGCTATAATTCCAACAACTGACTTTGATGAGAGTAAATCTTTAGCATTTTTCACTAAAAACGGAATAGTAAAAAGAACAAAGCTAACAGAATATTCAAATATAAGAAGTGTAGGCATTAGAGCAATTAATCTTGATGAGGGAGATGAGGTGGTAACTGCTTCAATTGTAACTCCTGATATAGAAAATTTATTTGTTGTGACCAAAAAAGGTATGTGTATTAAATTTAGTGTTGAAGACGCAAGAGAGATAGGTAGAGTATCTCGTGGTGTTACTGCTATTAAGTTTAAAGAAGAGGGTGATGAAGTAGTAGGAGCTGAAATTTTACAAAACGATGAACAAGAAATTTTAAGTGTTGCAACAAAAGGTATTGGAAAAAGAACTACTGCTGATGAATACAGGCTTCAAAGAAGGGCTGGAAAAGGAGTAATTTGTATGAAATTAACATCTAGAACTGGTGATCTAGTTGGGATCGTTATAGTTGATGATGAGATGGATTTAATGGCTTTAACATCAAGTGGAAAAATGATTAGAGTTGATATGCAAAGCATTAGAAAAGCAGGAAGAAACACAAGCGGTGTAAAGGTTGTCAATGTTGATGGCGAAGAGGTTGTTAATATTGCAAAATGTCCAAAAGTTGATACTGAAGATGAAGAAGATGGATCAGAGCTAGATTTAGGAGGCGAAAATGAGTAG
- a CDS encoding ComF family protein: MRCLNCGVFSLSFICKNCKNILLEHTLQKRNINGLNVYSFYNYSEIKTLIHSKHHLHGLFAYKELANLSFKKFAKRYKFDTRVLAVPIDDNIDNGYSHTAILANSLKSKDIAPKFNIIKASSSIKYSGQSLEFRLKNRRNFKLLKSIKNPIILVDDIITTGTTLNEAHEVCKKAKIEVLFALVLANAKENLL; this comes from the coding sequence ATGAGGTGCTTAAATTGTGGGGTTTTTAGCTTATCTTTTATCTGTAAAAATTGTAAAAATATACTTTTAGAACACACTTTGCAAAAACGAAATATTAACGGTTTAAATGTCTACTCTTTTTACAATTACAGTGAAATTAAAACATTAATACACTCAAAGCATCATTTGCATGGACTTTTTGCGTATAAAGAGTTGGCAAATTTAAGCTTTAAAAAATTTGCTAAAAGATATAAATTTGACACAAGGGTATTAGCAGTTCCTATTGATGATAATATAGATAACGGATATTCACATACAGCCATTTTAGCAAATTCCTTAAAATCCAAAGATATTGCCCCCAAATTTAACATTATAAAAGCGAGCTCCTCTATAAAATATAGTGGTCAAAGTTTGGAGTTTAGATTAAAAAATAGAAGAAATTTTAAACTGCTAAAAAGTATTAAAAATCCTATTATTTTAGTCGATGATATTATTACAACTGGAACAACGTTAAATGAAGCCCATGAAGTTTGTAAAAAAGCTAAAATAGAGGTTCTTTTTGCGCTAGTTTTAGCTAATGCAAAAGAAAATTTGCTATAA
- a CDS encoding YajG family lipoprotein produces the protein MKKLFLVACIAFFIIGCGPKNKAISLNQYSTHSKITDKNIEKIYINSINDNREIKNYVATVKDRYGNIKEYINLNGNLEIWFKESLVKELYSRGISVIDSADTVVDINLTKFSGNLQGFSGENLSAEARLTINFKRWNNTIKKDVSQTQSKFTPLVNGGAFDSYLNDLLKDMVIRTAKQISLTIKQLNN, from the coding sequence ATGAAAAAACTTTTTTTAGTAGCTTGCATTGCTTTTTTTATCATTGGATGTGGTCCTAAAAATAAAGCTATATCTTTAAATCAGTACAGTACTCACTCAAAAATCACAGATAAAAATATAGAAAAAATTTATATAAATAGTATAAATGATAATAGGGAAATTAAAAACTATGTGGCTACTGTAAAAGATAGATATGGCAACATTAAAGAGTATATAAACTTAAACGGAAATTTAGAAATTTGGTTTAAAGAATCTCTTGTGAAAGAGCTTTATTCAAGGGGAATTTCTGTTATAGATAGTGCAGACACAGTAGTAGATATAAATTTAACTAAATTTAGTGGAAATTTACAAGGTTTTAGTGGTGAAAATTTAAGCGCTGAGGCTAGGCTAACTATAAATTTTAAAAGATGGAATAATACTATAAAAAAAGATGTTTCCCAGACTCAAAGTAAATTTACTCCATTGGTTAATGGAGGTGCTTTTGATTCATACTTAAATGATCTTTTAAAAGATATGGTTATTAGAACTGCTAAACAAATTAGCTTAACTATTAAGCAGCTAAATAACTAA
- a CDS encoding multiheme c-type cytochrome, producing MFKKVAVFLACLMTFSLSVNANETESNNTGLSIVFTKNLKVDRKMDALAKSCVECHAEKTPGIVADWKESRHAHVGVSCTDCHSVKADNPMASAKVHPKDSNNHVSMLVSPKTCANCHEHEVDEFTKSGHARGAMQMYAKPAMVKLMYHYEGADHPDFKDAPDATGCTQCHGTIIELDKDNRPVAKSWPNYGIGNVYPDGGVGNCKSCHSVHKFSVAEARKPAACASCHLGPDHPDIEIYNNSMHGHIFNAEGNTWKYDSAPDTWDVPDFRAPTCAACHMSGVGETTVTHNVSRRLKWNLWAPRSNERTAGFEQAAYDYWKTGEINKGTPLAGHPEGPEAARNEMKAVCKACHTTLHTDNFFTMADKHVGLYNFYFDEAKEMLDDLKSKNLLLEDEWSDEFQVVYYHLWHHQGRRMRQGALMGGPDYSHWHGVFEVKNDIRELRKIYKKRIETGKIED from the coding sequence ATGTTTAAAAAAGTAGCTGTATTTTTAGCCTGTTTGATGACATTTTCATTAAGCGTAAATGCTAACGAAACCGAATCAAACAACACAGGCTTAAGCATTGTTTTTACAAAAAACTTAAAAGTTGATCGTAAAATGGATGCGCTAGCTAAAAGCTGTGTTGAATGTCACGCTGAAAAAACACCAGGCATTGTTGCTGACTGGAAAGAGAGTCGCCATGCGCATGTAGGAGTTAGCTGTACAGACTGTCACTCGGTAAAAGCAGACAACCCAATGGCTTCAGCAAAAGTTCACCCAAAAGATTCAAACAATCATGTATCAATGCTAGTTAGCCCAAAAACTTGCGCTAATTGTCATGAGCATGAAGTTGATGAGTTTACAAAAAGTGGTCATGCAAGAGGTGCTATGCAAATGTATGCAAAACCAGCAATGGTAAAGCTTATGTATCACTATGAAGGTGCTGATCATCCTGATTTTAAAGACGCTCCTGATGCAACTGGTTGTACTCAGTGTCACGGAACCATAATAGAGCTTGATAAAGACAATAGACCAGTAGCTAAAAGTTGGCCAAATTACGGTATAGGTAATGTCTATCCTGATGGTGGTGTTGGAAACTGTAAATCTTGCCATAGTGTTCATAAATTTAGTGTGGCAGAAGCAAGAAAGCCTGCAGCTTGTGCATCATGTCACTTAGGACCTGATCATCCAGATATTGAGATATATAATAACTCAATGCATGGACATATATTTAATGCAGAAGGAAATACATGGAAATATGATAGCGCACCTGATACTTGGGACGTTCCTGACTTTAGAGCTCCAACTTGTGCTGCTTGTCATATGAGTGGTGTTGGTGAAACAACTGTTACGCACAATGTTTCAAGAAGATTAAAATGGAATCTTTGGGCACCAAGAAGTAATGAAAGAACAGCTGGTTTTGAACAAGCTGCATATGACTACTGGAAAACTGGTGAAATCAACAAAGGAACACCACTTGCTGGACACCCTGAGGGACCTGAAGCAGCTAGAAATGAGATGAAAGCAGTATGTAAAGCTTGCCATACAACACTACATACAGACAACTTCTTTACAATGGCTGATAAACATGTAGGGCTTTACAACTTCTACTTTGATGAAGCTAAAGAGATGTTAGATGATTTAAAATCTAAAAATCTACTTTTAGAAGATGAGTGGAGTGATGAGTTCCAAGTGGTATACTATCACTTATGGCACCATCAAGGTAGAAGAATGAGACAAGGTGCTTTAATGGGAGGACCTGATTATTCTCATTGGCATGGAGTTTTTGAAGTTAAAAATGACATTAGAGAACTTAGAAAAATATACAAAAAAAGAATAGAAACAGGTAAAATAGAAGATTAA
- a CDS encoding cytochrome c3 family protein, which produces MAKGKKQFFVWSSIMIGIVVGLISSMGVADVLHMTGHGYTCTMCHTMDPMNASYHEDVHGGKNKLGVKALCSDCHLDHTNSFTYVLTKMKVSINDGYKTVFTDTNKIDWRRKREERSHFVYDSGCLKCHSNLEDVMQSGKAFLPHRDYFVLGNKNNKSCVDCHQNVGHKNLGLFIDKFEKTKEKNN; this is translated from the coding sequence TTGGCAAAAGGGAAAAAACAATTTTTTGTTTGGTCTTCAATTATGATAGGTATTGTTGTGGGGCTTATTTCGTCTATGGGGGTAGCTGATGTGCTTCACATGACAGGACATGGATATACCTGTACCATGTGCCATACTATGGATCCTATGAATGCTTCATATCATGAAGATGTGCATGGAGGTAAAAACAAACTAGGCGTAAAGGCACTATGTTCAGATTGCCACCTTGATCACACTAACTCTTTTACATATGTCTTAACAAAAATGAAAGTTTCTATAAATGATGGTTACAAAACTGTTTTTACAGATACAAATAAGATTGATTGGCGTAGAAAAAGAGAGGAGCGTTCACATTTTGTATATGATAGTGGATGTTTGAAATGTCATTCAAATTTAGAAGATGTTATGCAATCAGGTAAAGCATTTTTACCACACAGAGATTATTTTGTATTAGGCAATAAAAACAATAAATCCTGTGTAGATTGTCATCAAAATGTAGGACATAAAAATTTAGGTTTGTTTATTGATAAATTTGAAAAAACAAAAGAAAAAAATAACTAA
- the lepA gene encoding translation elongation factor 4, which translates to MSNIRNFSIIAHIDHGKSTLADRIITECKAVEDRVMSNQVMDNMDIEKERGITIKAQSVRLNYELNGEHYVLNLIDTPGHVDFSYEVSRSLASCEGALLIVDASQGVQAQTIANVFIALENDLEIIPVLNKIDLPAANPERVKDEIEHIIGLDCSDAIEVSAKTGQGVKELLEAIIKRIPAPKVAPDKPTKALIYDSWFDSYLGALALVRVYDGSISKGDDVIVMGTNKKHEVLNLMYPNPVAPIKTDKIDSGEVGIVVLGLKTVSDVQVGDTITLAKNRALEPVDDFKEAKPFVFAGLYPIETDKFEDLRDALDKLKLNDSSLSYEPETSVALGFGFRVGFLGLLHMEVVKERLEREFDLDLIATAPTVTYEIHLTDGSIKMIQNPSELPPVNSIESIKEPYVNSTIITPTEFLGNIITFLNIRRGIQTKMDYITTDRVLLEYDIPMNEIVMDFYDRLKSITKGYASFDYEPCGYRVGDLVKLDIKVAGENVDALSIVVPRDKAVSKGRDLVKAMKEIVPRQLFEVAIQASIGNKIIARENVKSMGKNVTAKCYGGDISRKRKLLEKQKAGKKRMKSIGKINLPSEAFLSVLKID; encoded by the coding sequence ATGTCAAATATAAGAAATTTTAGCATAATAGCACATATAGATCATGGAAAAAGTACATTGGCTGATAGGATTATAACAGAGTGTAAAGCTGTTGAAGATAGGGTTATGAGCAACCAAGTTATGGATAATATGGACATAGAAAAAGAGCGTGGAATTACCATTAAAGCTCAATCTGTTAGGCTAAACTATGAACTAAATGGCGAACATTATGTGCTAAATTTGATAGATACCCCAGGACACGTTGATTTTAGTTATGAAGTTTCAAGAAGTTTGGCAAGTTGTGAAGGGGCTTTGCTTATAGTTGATGCTAGTCAAGGGGTTCAGGCCCAAACTATCGCAAATGTTTTTATAGCACTTGAAAATGACCTTGAGATAATCCCTGTTTTAAATAAGATTGATTTACCAGCTGCAAATCCAGAGCGTGTAAAAGATGAGATTGAGCATATTATAGGGCTTGATTGTAGTGATGCTATAGAAGTTAGTGCTAAAACTGGACAAGGGGTAAAAGAGCTTTTAGAAGCAATAATTAAAAGAATTCCAGCTCCAAAAGTAGCTCCAGACAAACCGACAAAAGCTTTGATTTATGATAGTTGGTTTGATAGTTATTTGGGAGCTTTAGCTCTTGTTAGAGTCTATGACGGAAGCATTAGCAAAGGCGATGATGTTATAGTTATGGGCACAAATAAAAAGCATGAAGTTTTAAATTTGATGTATCCAAACCCAGTAGCACCTATAAAAACTGATAAAATTGATAGTGGAGAGGTTGGCATTGTAGTTCTTGGGCTAAAAACTGTAAGCGATGTTCAAGTTGGAGATACAATAACGCTAGCAAAAAACAGAGCATTGGAACCAGTTGATGATTTTAAAGAGGCAAAACCATTTGTTTTTGCAGGACTTTACCCTATTGAAACTGATAAATTTGAGGACTTAAGAGACGCTTTGGATAAGCTTAAATTAAACGATAGCTCGCTAAGTTATGAGCCTGAAACTTCTGTTGCTTTAGGTTTTGGTTTTAGAGTGGGGTTTTTAGGACTTTTGCATATGGAAGTTGTAAAAGAAAGATTAGAGCGCGAGTTTGATCTTGATTTAATAGCAACCGCACCTACTGTTACCTATGAAATTCACTTAACAGATGGAAGTATAAAGATGATTCAAAATCCAAGTGAATTACCGCCAGTTAATAGCATAGAATCCATAAAAGAGCCATATGTAAACTCAACCATTATAACCCCAACTGAATTTTTAGGAAATATAATAACCTTTTTAAATATTCGCAGAGGAATTCAAACTAAAATGGACTATATTACAACAGATAGAGTGCTTTTAGAGTATGATATACCTATGAATGAAATTGTTATGGATTTTTATGATAGGTTAAAATCAATCACAAAAGGATATGCAAGTTTTGATTATGAGCCTTGTGGATACAGAGTTGGAGACCTTGTAAAGCTTGATATAAAAGTAGCTGGTGAAAATGTAGATGCTTTATCCATTGTTGTTCCGCGAGATAAGGCGGTTTCAAAAGGTAGAGATTTGGTAAAAGCTATGAAAGAGATTGTCCCAAGACAGCTTTTTGAAGTTGCAATTCAAGCAAGCATTGGAAATAAAATTATAGCAAGAGAAAATGTAAAATCTATGGGTAAAAATGTAACTGCAAAGTGTTACGGTGGTGATATAAGTAGAAAAAGAAAACTTCTAGAAAAACAAAAAGCAGGTAAAAAAAGAATGAAGTCAATAGGTAAAATCAACTTACCAAGTGAAGCATTTTTAAGTGTATTAAAAATTGACTAA
- a CDS encoding restriction endonuclease subunit S: MKNKLTLQDVEWKEFKIKDLFKIKRGKRLIEKNRHKGDVPYISATSSNNGITDFINNPLFIENNKLVVTTFCDSYYIEGNFTASDEITMLGNKNLNKYNGLFLSSMIKTNQSKYAFGRKAFTDRISTQIIMLPIDKNGNPNWQFMEDYIKQEEKEIVNKVVKYYQNRLDEIFKNVAGGGQTLNSIKYENVNWKVFEFKAIFREIKRGKRLTKANHIDGKTPYISSSALNNGVDNFISNNDNIRKFDNSLSLANSGSVGACFYHKYEYVASDHITSLKLDDENADEYIYLFMATIVKRLEEKYSFNREINDIRIKREKLILPADENGNPNFEYMSNFVKNIQKENIEKMLNYI, translated from the coding sequence ATGAAAAATAAATTAACCTTACAAGATGTTGAATGGAAAGAGTTTAAAATTAAAGATTTATTTAAAATAAAAAGAGGCAAAAGACTAATTGAAAAAAACAGACACAAAGGCGATGTTCCATATATATCTGCAACAAGTAGCAATAATGGAATAACGGATTTTATAAATAACCCTTTATTTATAGAAAATAATAAACTTGTTGTTACTACTTTTTGTGATAGTTATTACATTGAAGGAAATTTTACTGCAAGTGACGAAATAACTATGTTAGGAAATAAAAATTTAAATAAATATAATGGACTATTTTTAAGTAGCATGATAAAAACAAATCAATCTAAATATGCTTTTGGCAGAAAAGCTTTTACTGATAGAATTTCTACGCAAATAATAATGCTTCCAATAGATAAAAATGGTAATCCTAATTGGCAATTTATGGAAGATTATATAAAACAAGAAGAAAAAGAAATAGTAAACAAAGTTGTAAAATACTATCAAAACAGACTTGATGAAATTTTTAAAAATGTTGCGGGGGGGGGGCAGACACTAAATTCCATTAAATATGAAAATGTTAATTGGAAAGTTTTTGAATTTAAAGCAATTTTTAGAGAAATTAAAAGAGGCAAAAGGCTTACAAAAGCAAATCATATTGATGGAAAAACTCCATATATCTCATCAAGCGCCTTAAACAATGGTGTAGACAATTTTATATCAAATAATGACAATATTAGAAAATTTGACAATTCATTATCTCTTGCAAATAGCGGTAGTGTGGGAGCTTGTTTTTACCATAAATATGAATATGTGGCAAGCGACCATATAACAAGTTTAAAACTTGATGATGAAAATGCAGATGAATATATCTATTTATTTATGGCAACCATAGTAAAAAGATTAGAAGAAAAATACTCATTTAATAGAGAAATAAATGATATTCGAATAAAAAGAGAAAAGTTAATTTTGCCGGCAGATGAAAACGGAAATCCTAATTTTGAATATATGAGTAATTTTGTCAAGAATATACAAAAAGAAAATATTGAAAAAATGCTAAACTATATATAA